TTGACACCATGCGCATGAGCGATACGATAATAAAAGTTAGCATTTTTAGATTTTAACATGTAACAATCAAACGAATATTGTACCAGTTTATTTTGGCAGGAAGAAAAATTAATAAATTTCTTCAAATTCACCTTTTTCTCTGTTTTTTCTGACCGTGCCGGCAGGGAAATACCTCCCGTTCATGGAAATATAAACCCCTTCCGGCAAAGTCTGGGCAAAGGCAATGCTGCTTCCGAGGTTGAACATTCCATCGGAGCTGCCGAATTTATAAGGAATCATAGCCCCTGTCAGCACAATGGTTTTTCCGGGAACCTTGTTCTTCAGAAATAGGGCTGTTTCGACCATGGTATCTGTTCCGTGTGTGATTACGATTTTATCTTCAGGGGTTTTTTGGCAGTTTTGCAAAATAATTTCCCTGTCGGCTTCAGTCATGTC
This DNA window, taken from Sphingobacteriales bacterium, encodes the following:
- a CDS encoding asparaginase, whose translation is MTIRIFITGGTFDKEYNELTGKLFFKDTHLHEMLNLGRCRVKTEIRTLMMIDSLDMTEADREIILQNCQKTPEDKIVITHGTDTMVETALFLKNKVPGKTIVLTGAMIPYKFGSSDGMFNLGSSIAFAQTLPEGVYISMNGRYFPAGTVRKNREKGEFEEIY